In one Bacillus thuringiensis genomic region, the following are encoded:
- the prpB gene encoding methylisocitrate lyase, translated as MAWVVKKQSTQEELANRFRALVEANEILQIPGAHDAMAALVAKNTGFSALYLSGAAYTASKGLPDLGIVTSTEVAERARDLVRATDLPVLVDIDTGFGGVLNVARTAVEMVEAKVAAVQIEDQQLPKKCGHLNGKKLVTTEELVQKIKAIKEVAPSLYIVARTDARGVEGLDEAIERANAYVKAGADAIFPEALQSEEEFRLFNSKVNAPLLANMTEFGKTPYYSAEEFANMGFQMVIYPVTSLRVAAKAYENVFALIKETGSQKDALSNMQTRSELYETISYHDFEELDTGIAKTVLSEDQ; from the coding sequence ATGGCTTGGGTTGTGAAAAAGCAGTCAACACAAGAGGAGCTTGCGAATCGATTCCGAGCTTTAGTAGAAGCAAATGAAATTTTGCAAATTCCAGGTGCTCATGATGCAATGGCAGCTCTTGTTGCGAAAAATACAGGTTTTTCAGCTCTTTATTTATCAGGAGCTGCTTATACTGCAAGTAAAGGCTTACCAGATTTAGGTATCGTGACGTCTACTGAAGTGGCTGAGAGAGCAAGAGATTTAGTAAGAGCTACAGACTTACCTGTTCTTGTTGACATTGATACAGGATTTGGTGGTGTACTAAATGTGGCGAGAACAGCTGTAGAAATGGTGGAAGCGAAAGTAGCAGCTGTCCAAATTGAAGATCAGCAATTACCAAAAAAATGTGGACATTTAAATGGTAAGAAACTTGTTACTACAGAAGAATTGGTTCAAAAAATTAAAGCGATTAAAGAAGTTGCACCGAGCTTATACATTGTAGCACGTACTGATGCTCGTGGCGTTGAAGGATTAGATGAAGCAATTGAAAGAGCAAATGCATATGTAAAAGCAGGTGCAGACGCAATTTTCCCTGAAGCGCTTCAATCAGAGGAAGAATTCCGTCTATTTAATAGTAAGGTAAATGCACCTTTGCTTGCGAATATGACTGAATTCGGAAAAACTCCATATTATAGTGCAGAGGAATTTGCGAATATGGGTTTCCAAATGGTTATTTATCCTGTAACTTCACTTCGCGTTGCAGCGAAAGCGTATGAAAATGTGTTTGCTTTAATTAAAGAAACAGGTTCTCAAAAAGATGCACTTTCTAATATGCAAACGAGAAGTGAATTATACGAAACAATTTCATATCATGACTTTGAAGAGTTAGATACTGGTATTGCAAAAACAGTATTATCAGAAGATCAATAG
- a CDS encoding CoA-acylating methylmalonate-semialdehyde dehydrogenase, which produces MITTEIKRVKNHINGEWVESTGTEVEAVPNPATGKIIAYVPLSPKEDVEKAVEAAKAAFETWSKVPVPNRSRNLYKYLQLLQENKDELAKIITLENGKTLTDATGEVQRGIEAVELATSTPNLMMGQALPNIASGIDGSIWRYPIGVVAGITPFNFPMMIPLWMFPLAIACGNTFVLKTSERTPLLAERLVELFYEAGFPKGVLNLVQGGKDVVNSILENKDIQAVSFVGSEPVARYVYETGTKHGKRVQALAGAKNHAIVMPDCNLEKTVQGVIGSAFASSGERCMACSVVAVVDEIADEFIDVLVAETKKLKVGDGFNEENYVGPLIRESHKERVLGYINSGVADGATLLVDGRKINEEVGEGYFVGATIFDGVNQEMKIWQDEIFAPVLSIVRVKDLEEGIKLTNQSKFANGAVIYTSNGKHAQTFRDNIDAGMIGVNVNVPAPMAFFAFAGNKASFFGDLGTNGTDGVQFYTRKKVVTERWF; this is translated from the coding sequence ATGATTACAACTGAAATTAAACGAGTAAAAAATCACATTAACGGTGAGTGGGTTGAATCGACAGGTACGGAAGTAGAAGCAGTTCCAAATCCAGCGACTGGAAAAATTATCGCTTACGTTCCACTATCTCCAAAAGAAGATGTTGAAAAAGCTGTTGAAGCGGCAAAAGCAGCATTCGAAACATGGTCTAAAGTACCAGTTCCAAATCGTTCAAGAAATTTATATAAATATTTACAGCTATTACAAGAAAACAAAGATGAGCTTGCAAAAATCATTACGCTAGAAAATGGTAAAACGCTAACGGATGCAACAGGTGAAGTACAGCGTGGTATTGAAGCGGTAGAACTTGCAACATCTACGCCAAATTTAATGATGGGTCAAGCACTTCCGAATATCGCTAGCGGAATTGATGGATCAATTTGGCGCTACCCAATCGGAGTTGTTGCTGGTATTACGCCGTTTAACTTCCCGATGATGATTCCGTTATGGATGTTCCCACTTGCAATTGCTTGCGGTAATACATTCGTATTAAAAACATCTGAAAGAACGCCACTTTTAGCGGAGCGACTTGTAGAATTATTCTATGAAGCAGGATTCCCAAAAGGCGTATTAAATTTAGTACAAGGCGGAAAAGATGTTGTAAATAGCATTTTAGAAAATAAAGATATTCAGGCTGTCTCGTTCGTTGGCTCTGAGCCGGTAGCACGTTACGTATATGAAACTGGTACGAAACACGGAAAACGTGTACAAGCGTTAGCAGGTGCGAAAAACCATGCGATTGTAATGCCAGATTGCAATCTTGAGAAAACAGTACAAGGTGTAATTGGATCTGCATTTGCAAGTAGTGGAGAGCGCTGCATGGCATGCTCAGTAGTAGCAGTAGTGGATGAAATTGCTGATGAATTCATTGATGTATTAGTAGCAGAAACGAAAAAATTAAAAGTAGGCGATGGCTTTAACGAAGAGAACTATGTTGGACCATTAATCCGTGAATCTCATAAAGAGCGCGTTTTAGGCTACATTAATAGCGGTGTAGCAGATGGGGCAACTTTATTAGTAGATGGCCGTAAAATTAATGAAGAAGTTGGAGAAGGTTACTTTGTAGGTGCGACAATCTTTGATGGCGTGAATCAAGAAATGAAAATTTGGCAAGATGAGATTTTTGCTCCAGTATTAAGCATTGTACGAGTTAAAGATTTAGAAGAAGGTATTAAACTAACAAATCAATCTAAATTTGCAAATGGTGCAGTTATTTATACGTCAAACGGTAAACATGCACAAACGTTCCGTGATAATATCGATGCTGGTATGATCGGTGTAAACGTAAACGTTCCAGCACCAATGGCATTCTTCGCATTTGCAGGAAATAAAGCGTCATTCTTTGGTGATTTAGGTACAAATGGTACAGATGGCGTTCAATTCTATACACGTAAAAAAGTTGTAACTGAGCGCTGGTTTTAA
- a CDS encoding DUF2584 family protein, translated as MKFEMHTKIISNEKEVRLHIEENIFQLILDGYHLFTVQEILPLYKSNEERIGSATILKLEWENGKTTINYQLVSLKSVN; from the coding sequence ATGAAATTTGAGATGCACACAAAAATTATTTCAAATGAAAAAGAAGTAAGATTACATATTGAAGAAAATATATTTCAATTAATATTGGATGGTTATCACTTATTTACAGTTCAAGAAATATTGCCTTTATATAAATCAAATGAAGAAAGAATTGGAAGTGCAACGATATTGAAGCTAGAGTGGGAGAACGGAAAAACTACAATAAACTATCAACTCGTTTCACTAAAATCAGTAAATTAA
- the prpD gene encoding 2-methylcitrate dehydratase has product MIKTNEIKQKDALLEEITDYVLNKEVTSAEAFSTARYVLLDTLGCGILALQYPECTKLLGPVVPGTIVPNGTRVPGTSYVLDPVKGAFNIGCMIRWLDYNDTWLAAEWGHPSDNLGGILAVADYISRVRISEGKEALKVREVLEMMIKAHEIQGVLALENSLNRVGLDHVLYVKVATTAVVAKMLGGTREEIFNALSHAWIDNSSLRTYRHAPNTGSRKSWAAGDATSRGVHLAMTALKGEMGYPTALSAPGWGFQDVLFNKQELKLARPLESYVMENVLFKVSYPAEFHAQTAAECAVKLHPEIKERLDEIDRITITTHESAIRIIDKEGPLNNPADRDHCLQYITAIGLLKGDIVADDYEDAVANDPRVDELRNKMVVVENKQYSLDYLDPNKRSIANAVQVHFKDGTVTENVECEYPLGHRFRRDEAIPKVVQKFTANMAGHYSSKQQEQIHEVCLNEEKLENMNVNEFVDLFLI; this is encoded by the coding sequence ATGATTAAAACAAATGAAATTAAGCAAAAAGATGCATTATTAGAAGAGATTACCGATTATGTATTAAATAAAGAGGTTACTAGTGCAGAAGCATTCAGTACAGCTCGTTACGTATTACTTGATACACTTGGATGTGGAATTTTAGCACTGCAATATCCAGAATGTACGAAATTACTAGGACCAGTTGTGCCAGGAACAATCGTGCCAAATGGTACACGTGTACCAGGTACGTCTTATGTACTAGATCCAGTAAAAGGTGCATTTAATATCGGATGTATGATCCGTTGGTTAGACTATAACGATACTTGGCTTGCAGCAGAGTGGGGACATCCATCTGATAACCTAGGCGGAATTTTAGCAGTTGCAGATTATATTAGCCGTGTTCGTATTTCAGAAGGAAAAGAAGCTTTAAAAGTACGTGAAGTATTAGAAATGATGATTAAAGCACATGAAATTCAAGGCGTGCTTGCTTTAGAAAACAGCTTAAACAGAGTTGGTCTTGACCATGTATTATATGTAAAAGTAGCAACAACTGCAGTAGTTGCGAAAATGCTTGGCGGAACACGTGAAGAAATCTTTAATGCATTATCACATGCGTGGATTGATAATTCTAGTCTTCGTACATATCGTCATGCTCCAAATACGGGCTCACGTAAATCATGGGCTGCAGGCGACGCAACGAGCCGCGGTGTTCATCTTGCAATGACTGCTCTAAAAGGTGAAATGGGTTATCCAACAGCATTATCTGCGCCAGGATGGGGATTCCAAGATGTATTATTCAATAAACAAGAATTAAAATTAGCAAGACCACTAGAGTCATATGTAATGGAAAATGTATTATTTAAAGTGTCATATCCAGCAGAATTCCATGCACAAACGGCTGCAGAATGTGCAGTGAAGTTGCATCCGGAAATTAAAGAGAGATTAGATGAAATTGACCGTATTACAATTACAACTCATGAATCAGCAATTCGTATTATTGATAAAGAAGGTCCATTAAATAACCCAGCTGATCGTGATCATTGTTTACAATACATTACGGCAATTGGTTTATTAAAAGGAGATATCGTTGCAGACGATTATGAAGATGCAGTAGCAAACGATCCACGTGTAGATGAATTACGTAATAAGATGGTTGTTGTTGAAAACAAACAGTACAGTTTAGATTACCTTGACCCGAACAAGCGCTCAATCGCCAACGCTGTTCAAGTTCACTTTAAAGATGGCACAGTAACAGAAAATGTGGAATGTGAATATCCACTTGGTCACCGCTTCCGTAGAGACGAAGCAATTCCAAAAGTTGTTCAAAAATTCACTGCAAATATGGCAGGTCATTATTCTAGTAAGCAACAAGAACAAATTCATGAAGTTTGTTTAAATGAAGAAAAACTAGAAAATATGAATGTAAACGAATTTGTAGATCTATTCTTAATTTAA
- the mmgD gene encoding citrate synthase produces MMKAEEKFSPGLDGIVAAETKISFLDTVKGEIVIQGYDLIELSKTKEYLDIVHLLLEEHLPNEDEKVTLEKKLKEEYAVPEGVFNVLKALPKETHPMDGLRTGVSALAGYDNDIENRSLEVNKSRGYKLLSKVPNIVANSYHILNNEEPIEPLKELSYSANFFYMLTGKKPTELEEKIFDRSLVLYSEHEMPNSTFTARVIASTQSDLYGALTGAVASLKGSLHGGANEAVMYMLLEAGNVEKFEELLQKKLYNKEKIMGFGHRVYMKKMDPRALMMKEALKQLCDVKGDYTLYEMCEAGEKIMEKEKGIYPNLDYYAAPVYWMLGIPIQLYTPIFFSSRTVGLCAHVIEQHANNRLFRPRVNYIGERHVLSK; encoded by the coding sequence ATGATGAAAGCTGAAGAGAAATTTTCCCCGGGATTAGATGGTATAGTGGCAGCGGAGACGAAAATCTCGTTTCTTGACACAGTAAAAGGTGAAATTGTAATTCAAGGGTATGACTTAATCGAACTCTCAAAAACAAAAGAGTATTTAGACATTGTGCACCTTTTATTGGAGGAACACCTACCGAATGAAGATGAAAAAGTAACACTTGAAAAGAAATTAAAAGAAGAATATGCAGTACCAGAAGGTGTATTCAACGTACTAAAGGCATTGCCTAAAGAGACGCATCCCATGGATGGATTACGTACAGGTGTGTCAGCGTTAGCTGGTTACGATAATGATATCGAAAACCGCTCGTTAGAAGTGAATAAAAGCCGAGGGTACAAGCTGTTAAGTAAAGTGCCAAACATTGTAGCGAATAGCTATCATATTTTAAATAATGAGGAGCCAATTGAACCTCTTAAAGAATTATCTTATAGTGCGAATTTCTTCTATATGTTAACTGGTAAAAAACCAACTGAACTTGAGGAAAAGATCTTTGATCGTTCCCTTGTTTTATATAGTGAGCATGAAATGCCAAACTCTACATTTACAGCTCGCGTTATTGCATCAACACAATCAGATTTATACGGTGCTTTAACAGGTGCAGTTGCATCTTTAAAAGGAAGTTTACATGGCGGTGCAAATGAAGCGGTTATGTACATGCTTTTAGAAGCTGGTAATGTTGAGAAATTTGAAGAGTTATTACAGAAGAAACTATATAACAAAGAAAAAATTATGGGCTTTGGACACCGTGTTTATATGAAGAAGATGGATCCAAGAGCACTTATGATGAAGGAAGCTTTAAAACAGTTATGTGATGTAAAAGGTGATTATACACTATATGAAATGTGTGAAGCTGGAGAAAAGATTATGGAAAAAGAAAAAGGAATTTATCCAAATCTTGATTATTATGCAGCTCCAGTATATTGGATGTTAGGTATTCCAATTCAACTTTACACACCAATCTTCTTTAGCTCTAGAACAGTGGGGTTATGTGCGCACGTTATTGAGCAACATGCAAATAATCGTTTGTTCCGTCCTCGTGTAAATTATATTGGCGAGCGACATGTACTTAGTAAATAA
- a CDS encoding enoyl-CoA hydratase/isomerase family protein encodes MTEHVLFSVSENGVATITLNRPKALNSLSYDMLQPIGQKLKEWEHDERIALIVLKGAGTKGFCAGGDIKTLYEARSNEVALQHAERFFEEEYEIDTYIYQYTKPIIACLDGIVMGGGVGLTNGAKYRIVTERTKWAMPEMNIGFFPDVGAAYFLNKAPGYTGRFVALTASILKASDVLFINAADYFMTSDSLPKFLTELESVNWHKEDDVHTNLKEVIRTFATAPNLESELAPSIEVINSHFAFDTIEEIIHSLEKDESSFALKMKETLLSKSPISLKVTLKQFIDGKDKSVKECFATDLILAKNFMRHEDFFEGVRSVVVDKDQNPNYKYKQLSDVSEEDVNRFFNLLNA; translated from the coding sequence ATGACTGAACACGTTTTATTTTCTGTTAGTGAAAACGGCGTTGCGACAATTACTTTAAACCGTCCAAAAGCACTTAATTCTTTATCTTATGACATGTTACAGCCTATCGGACAAAAACTGAAAGAATGGGAACACGATGAGCGTATTGCACTTATCGTGTTAAAAGGAGCTGGCACAAAAGGTTTTTGTGCAGGCGGCGACATTAAAACTCTTTATGAAGCGCGTTCCAATGAAGTGGCATTGCAACATGCAGAACGTTTTTTTGAAGAAGAGTATGAAATTGATACATATATTTATCAATATACAAAACCGATTATTGCTTGTTTAGATGGAATTGTAATGGGTGGTGGTGTCGGTCTTACAAATGGTGCGAAGTATCGCATTGTAACTGAGCGTACGAAATGGGCAATGCCAGAGATGAATATCGGCTTCTTCCCAGACGTCGGAGCTGCATATTTCTTAAATAAAGCGCCTGGATATACAGGACGATTCGTTGCTTTAACAGCATCTATTTTAAAAGCTTCTGACGTATTATTTATTAATGCTGCTGATTACTTTATGACATCTGATTCATTACCAAAGTTTCTTACTGAACTTGAAAGTGTAAATTGGCATAAAGAAGATGATGTACATACTAATTTAAAAGAAGTTATTCGTACATTTGCAACTGCTCCAAACTTAGAAAGCGAGCTTGCTCCTTCAATAGAAGTAATCAATTCACATTTTGCTTTCGATACAATTGAAGAAATCATCCATTCATTGGAGAAAGATGAAAGTTCCTTTGCTCTAAAAATGAAAGAAACACTGTTATCAAAATCCCCTATTTCACTAAAAGTAACATTAAAACAGTTTATTGATGGAAAAGATAAATCCGTTAAAGAATGTTTCGCTACGGACCTTATACTTGCTAAAAATTTCATGAGACATGAAGATTTCTTCGAAGGAGTACGCTCCGTTGTCGTTGATAAAGATCAAAATCCGAATTATAAATATAAACAGTTAAGTGACGTTTCAGAAGAAGATGTGAATCGTTTCTTTAACTTACTTAATGCATAA
- a CDS encoding exonuclease SbcCD subunit D has translation MKLFHTADWHLGKLVHGVYMTEDQKIVLDQFVQAVEEEKPDAVIIAGDLYDRAIPPTEAVDLLNDVLQKIVIDLQTPVIAVAGNHDSPDRIHFGSSLMKKQGLHIAGQFQFPYEPVVLNDEYGEVHFHLIPYADPSIVRHVLKNEDVRSHDDAMRIFMNELSETMDKEARHVFVGHAFVTSSGEAEENTSDAERPLSIGGAEYVNSHYFDKFHYTALGHLHQAHFVRNETIRYSGSPLAYSISEEKHKKGYYIVELNETGEVAIEKRLLSPRRKMRTVEAKIDELLQHPVSEDYVFVKLLDENPVLQPMEKIRSVYPNAMHVERAMQRRELTDTNEVTVSRHKTDDLSLLKAFYKEMKGLDLSEEKERLFIDVLQTVQEREGERG, from the coding sequence ATGAAGTTATTTCATACAGCGGATTGGCATTTAGGTAAGCTTGTTCATGGCGTGTATATGACTGAAGACCAAAAGATTGTATTAGATCAGTTTGTACAGGCTGTTGAAGAAGAAAAACCAGATGCTGTAATTATTGCAGGGGATTTATATGATCGAGCAATTCCACCTACAGAAGCAGTAGACTTATTAAATGATGTGCTGCAAAAAATAGTTATTGATTTACAAACACCAGTTATTGCAGTAGCTGGTAATCATGATAGTCCGGATCGTATCCATTTTGGAAGTAGTTTAATGAAAAAACAGGGCTTACATATTGCAGGTCAATTTCAATTCCCGTATGAACCTGTTGTACTAAATGATGAATATGGAGAGGTTCACTTCCATCTAATACCGTATGCAGACCCAAGCATAGTGAGGCACGTGTTAAAAAATGAAGACGTACGTTCTCATGATGATGCGATGCGCATTTTTATGAATGAGCTCTCTGAAACGATGGATAAAGAAGCTAGACATGTATTTGTTGGACATGCATTTGTAACTTCTTCAGGAGAAGCGGAGGAGAATACAAGTGATGCAGAACGACCACTTTCAATTGGTGGTGCTGAATATGTAAATAGTCATTATTTTGATAAGTTTCATTACACAGCGCTTGGACATTTACATCAAGCGCATTTCGTACGTAATGAGACGATTCGATATTCAGGTTCACCACTTGCCTATTCAATTTCTGAAGAGAAACATAAAAAAGGTTATTACATTGTAGAACTGAATGAAACTGGTGAAGTAGCAATTGAAAAAAGGTTACTTTCACCACGTCGCAAAATGCGAACAGTAGAAGCGAAAATAGATGAATTATTACAGCACCCAGTAAGTGAAGATTACGTATTTGTAAAATTATTAGACGAAAACCCCGTCTTACAACCAATGGAGAAAATACGATCTGTATATCCAAATGCAATGCACGTTGAAAGAGCGATGCAAAGGCGAGAACTAACAGATACAAATGAAGTAACTGTTTCAAGACATAAAACGGATGATTTATCTCTTTTAAAGGCTTTCTATAAAGAAATGAAAGGGTTAGATTTATCAGAAGAGAAAGAACGCCTATTTATAGATGTATTACAAACAGTGCAAGAACGGGAAGGTGAACGAGGATGA
- a CDS encoding NAD(P)-dependent oxidoreductase, with the protein MKKIGFIGLGNMGLPMSKNLVKSGYTVYGVDLNKEAEASFEKEGGIIGLSISKLAETCDVVFTSLPSPRAVEAVYFGAEGLFENGHSNVVFIDTSTVSPQLNKQLEEAAKEKKVDFLAAPVSGGVIGAENRTLTFMVGGSKEVYEKTESIIGVLGANIFHVSEQIDSGTTVKLINNLLIGFYTAGVSEALTLAKKNNMDLDKMFDILNVSYGQSRIYERNYKSFIAPENYEPGFTVNLLKKDLGFAVDLAKESELHLPVSEMLLNVYDEASQAGYGENDMAALYKKVSEQLISNQK; encoded by the coding sequence ATGAAAAAGATTGGTTTTATCGGTTTAGGTAACATGGGCCTTCCAATGTCAAAAAATCTAGTTAAATCAGGTTACACAGTATATGGCGTGGACTTAAATAAAGAGGCGGAAGCGTCCTTTGAAAAAGAAGGCGGAATTATCGGTCTATCAATCTCAAAACTAGCAGAAACATGTGATGTAGTTTTTACAAGTTTACCTTCACCTCGCGCTGTTGAAGCGGTATATTTTGGAGCTGAAGGATTATTTGAAAATGGTCACTCGAATGTAGTTTTCATTGATACAAGTACGGTATCGCCGCAGTTAAACAAACAGTTAGAGGAAGCTGCAAAGGAAAAGAAAGTAGACTTTTTAGCAGCACCTGTGAGCGGTGGTGTAATCGGAGCCGAAAACCGTACATTAACGTTTATGGTTGGTGGATCAAAAGAGGTATATGAGAAAACGGAATCTATCATAGGCGTACTAGGCGCGAACATTTTCCACGTTAGTGAGCAGATTGATAGTGGTACAACTGTTAAGTTAATTAATAACTTATTAATTGGTTTTTATACAGCTGGTGTGAGTGAAGCTTTAACATTAGCGAAAAAGAACAATATGGATTTAGATAAAATGTTTGATATTTTAAATGTAAGTTACGGTCAAAGTAGAATTTATGAACGTAATTATAAAAGTTTTATAGCACCTGAAAACTATGAGCCAGGATTTACTGTGAACTTATTGAAGAAAGATTTAGGATTTGCAGTTGACTTAGCTAAGGAAAGCGAACTCCATTTACCGGTAAGCGAAATGTTATTAAACGTATATGACGAAGCGAGTCAAGCTGGATATGGTGAAAACGATATGGCTGCTTTATATAAGAAAGTTAGCGAGCAATTAATTTCTAATCAAAAATAA
- a CDS encoding acyl-CoA dehydrogenase family protein, whose amino-acid sequence MEKTKLPWDEFFSLNKDINHTYFTPEDFSGDEDLIAKTTEQFVKQEIVPQMENIEQHNYKVSRQLFEKAGELGLLGIEVPEDYGGFELGKAVSGLVAEKMGYAGAFSVSFNIHAGVGTLPYIYYGTKEQKEKYLPKIASGEWIGAYALTEPNAGSDALSAKTSAVLNEEGTAWKLNGEKQWITNAHMADVYVVFAKTNKGMTAFIVERTCEGVSIGLEEKKMGIKGSSTATLILEDVVIPADNVLGEVGKGHHVALNILNFARLKLAFGNIGTAKQAIGLSVQYGKERKQFQTELVDFTMIQEKIANMIIATYGAESAAYRTAGVIDEAIHESDEDLMKKMSQFAIECALNKVNASETLAYIVDEAVQIHGGYGYMQEYEVERLYRDARISRIFEGTNEINRLTVAKMLMKQIEQLEDTEVESNVANVERNHRYILLAKKLLKQSLKTLSKTPGLKIDQEQEYSRVISNMLTDVYVMESAFLRTRKAVRKNGEEKERTKQLITDVICEEGYRKVEEAAISVLSAAVTEEQDRHVILAEIRQLLVPLYTNVFTKKREIAKAIINRGKYIV is encoded by the coding sequence ATGGAGAAAACGAAGTTACCATGGGATGAATTTTTTTCACTTAATAAAGATATAAATCATACTTACTTTACACCAGAAGATTTTTCAGGTGATGAAGATTTAATCGCAAAAACGACAGAACAATTCGTTAAACAAGAAATTGTTCCACAAATGGAGAATATTGAACAACATAACTATAAAGTTTCTCGTCAATTATTTGAGAAAGCTGGGGAACTTGGATTATTAGGCATTGAGGTACCAGAAGATTATGGCGGGTTCGAGTTAGGAAAGGCTGTCTCAGGTCTTGTAGCAGAGAAAATGGGTTACGCTGGTGCGTTTAGCGTTTCTTTTAATATACACGCTGGTGTCGGTACATTGCCTTACATATATTATGGAACGAAAGAGCAAAAAGAAAAATATTTACCGAAAATCGCATCGGGAGAATGGATTGGGGCTTATGCTTTAACAGAGCCAAATGCTGGTTCGGATGCATTAAGTGCAAAAACAAGCGCCGTATTGAATGAAGAGGGAACAGCTTGGAAGTTAAATGGTGAGAAGCAATGGATTACAAATGCTCATATGGCAGATGTATACGTTGTTTTTGCGAAGACAAATAAAGGAATGACAGCGTTTATTGTCGAAAGAACATGTGAAGGTGTATCTATTGGATTAGAAGAAAAGAAAATGGGGATTAAAGGTTCTTCAACAGCGACTCTTATTTTAGAAGATGTTGTCATCCCTGCTGATAATGTTTTAGGGGAAGTTGGGAAAGGGCATCACGTAGCCCTTAATATTCTTAACTTTGCTAGACTTAAACTTGCTTTTGGAAATATTGGAACAGCAAAACAAGCAATTGGTTTGTCGGTTCAATATGGAAAAGAGCGAAAACAGTTCCAAACGGAATTAGTAGACTTTACGATGATTCAAGAGAAAATTGCAAATATGATCATTGCTACATATGGAGCCGAAAGTGCAGCTTATCGTACAGCAGGTGTAATCGATGAAGCAATTCATGAGAGCGATGAAGATCTTATGAAGAAAATGTCCCAATTTGCAATTGAATGTGCACTGAATAAAGTAAATGCTTCTGAAACACTTGCTTATATCGTAGATGAAGCTGTACAAATTCATGGTGGTTACGGTTATATGCAAGAGTATGAGGTAGAACGATTATATCGTGATGCAAGAATTAGTCGTATTTTTGAAGGAACGAACGAAATTAATAGATTAACAGTTGCTAAAATGTTAATGAAACAAATCGAACAATTAGAAGACACTGAAGTAGAAAGTAATGTAGCAAATGTAGAAAGAAACCATCGTTACATTTTATTAGCGAAAAAATTGTTGAAACAATCTTTGAAAACGCTCTCTAAAACTCCAGGCCTAAAAATTGACCAAGAACAAGAATATTCACGTGTAATTTCAAATATGTTGACGGACGTGTACGTCATGGAATCAGCGTTTTTACGTACGAGAAAAGCGGTACGTAAAAATGGAGAGGAAAAAGAACGTACGAAGCAACTAATAACGGATGTTATTTGTGAAGAAGGATACCGTAAAGTAGAAGAAGCGGCGATCTCTGTACTTTCAGCGGCTGTTACAGAAGAACAAGATAGACATGTGATTTTAGCTGAAATCCGTCAATTATTAGTGCCTTTATACACGAACGTATTTACGAAGAAGAGAGAAATTGCGAAAGCTATTATAAATCGCGGGAAATATATTGTGTAA
- a CDS encoding LysE family translocator, with product MIENYFLFIIMSICLIILPGPDTAMATKNTLVAGKVGGVKTVFGTCVALLIHTLAAVIGLSALIVKSALLFSIFKYVGALYLIYIGIKALLAVRNKEGIDTNDISLNNEDEHTSCFRQGFLTNLLNPKVAVFFLTFLPQFLNPNHNTFIQLLVMGLTYLVLTAIWFAFYIFLIDKISAFMKKPKTQRYIQGLTGVVLIGFGIKLAFEKSN from the coding sequence ATGATTGAAAATTATTTTCTTTTCATCATTATGTCTATTTGTCTTATTATTTTACCTGGTCCTGATACAGCAATGGCTACAAAAAATACATTAGTTGCTGGTAAAGTCGGCGGAGTAAAAACAGTGTTTGGTACATGTGTTGCACTATTAATTCATACTTTAGCTGCTGTAATTGGTCTTTCTGCACTTATTGTAAAGTCAGCTCTTTTATTTTCTATTTTCAAGTACGTTGGGGCTCTATATTTAATTTATATTGGTATTAAAGCACTTTTAGCAGTAAGAAATAAAGAAGGCATTGATACGAACGATATATCTTTGAATAATGAAGATGAACACACCTCTTGCTTTCGACAAGGGTTTCTTACGAATTTATTAAACCCTAAAGTTGCAGTATTCTTTTTAACGTTTTTACCGCAATTTTTAAATCCAAATCATAATACGTTTATCCAACTACTCGTAATGGGCCTTACTTACCTCGTTTTAACAGCCATTTGGTTCGCTTTTTATATATTTTTAATTGATAAAATTAGTGCTTTTATGAAAAAACCGAAGACGCAACGTTATATTCAAGGGTTAACGGGAGTCGTCTTAATTGGTTTTGGTATTAAACTTGCTTTTGAAAAAAGTAATTAA